Proteins encoded in a region of the Populus alba chromosome 13, ASM523922v2, whole genome shotgun sequence genome:
- the LOC118035566 gene encoding mechanosensitive ion channel protein 10 has product MEVQDLDQCPNTDQVVLFIDQPDSKPKMSSPPPQQEDSKLEQSPPPQLPDIKDSKTQARTKTLRRLNFSKPKSRFTETNYPPHSKTFPESEEYQPLNPPESATSTDEDDDEEWFESEEEGVDAGEAKKHSKYRAKRKRKIKKRALIEFILFLIIMTGLILSLTVESLKNKVQWGLVLWKWCLMVLVLFCGRLVSVWLVGFLVFLIERNFMLREKVLYFVFGLRKSFQHCAWLGLVLLAWMSMFHDVHKSNKVLKRVFRALIAVLIGATIWLLKILLVKVLASSFHVATFFDRMKESVFHHYILDTLSGPPLDEDERETPRRRTLRHSKTLPAKLRERASRSKGHESRSIDMERLRKLSTMSRASAWNIKRLVSYIKSSGLSTISRTVDGFGNAESEINSEWEARGTAQRIFRNVAKPGAKYIEEEDLLRFLKTVEVYTIFPLFEGAVETGKITKSSFRNWVVHAYVERKALAHSLNDTKTAVQQLHKLASAIVTVIIIVISLLVTGLATTKVLVVFTSQLLLVGFMFQNTCKTIFESIIFVFVMHPFDVGDRCVIDGVQMIVEEMNILTTVFLRYDAEKIYYPNSVLLTKPISNFRRSPDMGDAIDITIDVSTSVDDFNALKKAIQLYIESKPKHWNPKHTLLVKEIENLNKMKLTLCVQHTMNHQNYGEKSARRSELVFELKKIFDNLGIKYHLLPQQVHLMHVDVIGNGGMSM; this is encoded by the exons ATGGAGGTTCAAGACCTAGATCAGTGCCCCAACACGGACCAAGTGGTTCTATTCATAGATCAACCAGACTCCAAACCCAAAATGTCGTCGCCACCACCACAGCAAGAAGATTCGAAACTCGAACAGTCACCACCACCACAGCTACCAGACATTAAAGACTCTAAAACCCAAGCAAGAACAAAAACCCTCCGCCGTCTCAACTTCTCCAAACCCAAATCTCGTTTCACTGAAACTAACTACCCTCCCCATTCCAAAACCTTCCCTGAATCCGAAGAATACCAACCCTTAAACCCTCCCGAAAGCGCTACCTCCACAGATGAAGACGATGATGAAGAATGGTTTGAAAGCGAAGAAGAAGGAGTTGATGCTGGAGAGGCCAAAAAACATTCCAAGTATCGAgcgaaaaggaaaagaaagataaaaaagagagcCTTGATTGAGTTCATATTGTTTCTCATAATCATGACCGGCTTAATTCTCTCTTTAACAGTTGAATCCCTAAAAAACAAGGTCCAGTGGGGTTTAGTTTTATGGAAATGGTGCCTTATGGTCCTGGTTCTCTTCTGTGGCCGCCTTGTGTCGGTTTGGCTTGtaggttttcttgtttttctcataGAACGCAATTTCATGCTCAGAGAAAAAGTTCTCTactttgtttttggtttgcGCAAGAGTTTTCAGCATTGTGCATGGCTAGGACTGGTTCTTCTTGCATGGATGAGTATGTTCCATGATGTCCACAAATCCAACAAGGTCTTGAAGAGGGTTTTCCGTGCTCTAATTGCTGTCCTCATTGGAGCTACAATATGGTTACTAAAGATTCTACTTGTCAAGGTTCTTGCTTCATCTTTCCATGTTGCTACCTTCTTTGACCGCATGAAAGAAAGCGTCTTCCACCACTACATTCTCGATACACTCTCTGGTCCACCATTAGATGAGGATGAGAGAGAAACTCCTCGTCGACGGACGCTAAGGCATTCCAAGACATTGCCGGCGAAACTGAGGGAGCGGGCATCGAGATCTAAGGGGCATGAGTCGAGGAGCATCGACATGGAGAGGTTGAGGAAGTTAAGTACGATGAGCAGGGCATCTGCTTGGAATATAAAGAGGTTGGTCAGTTACATTAAGTCTTCAGGGCTGTCAACGATTTCGAGGACGGTCGATGGTTTTGGTAATGCAGAATCGGAGATCAACAGTGAATGGGAGGCTAGAGGCACTGCTCAAAGAATTTTCAGGAATGTCGCCAAACCTGGTGCCAA gTATATAGAAGAGGAAGATCTACTAAGGTTCTTGAAGACCGTGGAGGTCTATACCATATTTCCTCTCTTTGAAGGAGCTGTTGAGACtggaaaaatcacaaaatcttCTTTCAGAAATTGGGtg GTGCATGCCTATGTTGAGAGAAAAGCATTGGCACATTCCTTGAATGATACCAAGACTGCTGTCCAGCAACTCCACAAGTTAGCAAGTGCAATAGTGACTGTAATTATAATTGTGATCTCCCTTTTGGTAACGGGATTGGCGACGACCAAGGTTTTGGTTGTTTTCACATCTCAACTGCTACTCGTGGGGTTCATGTTCCAAAACACTTGCAAAACTATCTTTGAGTCCATCATTTTCGTCTTTGTTATGCATCCTTTTGATGTTGGCGATCGTTGTGTTATCGATGGCGTACag aTGATTGTGGAAGAAATGAACATTTTGACAACTGTGTTCTTACGGTATGATGCGGAGAAGATATATTATCCCAATTCTGTTCTTCTAACAAAGCCTATCAGTAATTTCAGAAGAAGTCCAGACATGGGGGATGCTATTGACATCACCATTGATGTCTCCACTTCTGTTGATGACTTCAATGCTCTCAAGAAAGCTATACAACT ATACATTGAGAGCAAACCAAAGCACTGGAACCCAAAGCATACATTGCTGGTGAAGGAGATAGAAAATCTAAACAAGATGAAGCTTACTCTATGTGTTCAACACACCATGAACCATCAAAACTACGGGGAAAAGAGCGCTCGAAGATCAGAGCTTGTTTTTGAACTAAAGAagatttttgacaaccttggcaTTAAGTATCATCTCCTTCCACAACAAGTACATCTTATGCATGTAGATGTGATCGGCAATGGGGGAATGTCAATGTAA